A region from the Ovis aries strain OAR_USU_Benz2616 breed Rambouillet chromosome 22, ARS-UI_Ramb_v3.0, whole genome shotgun sequence genome encodes:
- the PPRC1 gene encoding peroxisome proliferator-activated receptor gamma coactivator-related protein 1 isoform X21, with the protein MPGGCARQALLHEEGDDSGFVSLSRLGPCLRDKDLEMEELILQDGALLGTMHSYMDASLISLIEDFGSLGESRLSLEDQNEVSLLTALTEILDNADSENLSPFDSIPDSELLVSPREGSSLHRLLSLSRTPPERDLITATDPLGPSTGSSRVEMALADPPWDFSPPSFLETSSPKLPSWRPPRSRTRWGQSPPPQQRSDGEEEEELAGFSSEMLAGELNNSVSSIPDFPMHLACPEEEEKTAAAAAAEMAVQAAGDESISSLSELVRAMHPYCLPNLTHLTALEDELQEQPDDLTLPEDCVVLEIVGQAATAGNDLEIPVVVRQIPAGPQPVLLDDTLEVSPALQLLMPPLEVETEVAVPKETLCPKDEGLSLDSKEKLESASMLEPREVMEQVAPKGPQNPPANTMLSSQRARKGRRKKSKEQPAACAEGYTRRLRSASRGQSTAVPEVTSQGGSLPQEDLQREIGPPHGRGKPRAWARAWAAALEKPSSVNLESSTEQASPAKEDPVDLCPSLVDPIQANPVSTHLSLVDSAQADPMPLDSVEADSTVVDPGPTATDTEPVDPVLTNLASANSELVDPLSADAVLADSAAADPAVVVPISDDLSPVDPVLVKSVQVDSVPNDLSPVDPVLVKSRPTDPRRGAVSSAQRNPGGQLLLESESSEPPKDNSLEVREVVGPLKGETGTSATTQEVRPRPLSLSEYRRRRQQRQPGAEERTLQPPAGKWPSLPETPTGLADIPCLVIPPAPAKKTAPQRSPEAPPEAGFGSVGPSPASPSPEPPVSKPMASAPTEQMPSQEKLLPVRLPPPAVQPMPPTMPTALPFPTGGLGMTPVLPLPTNGQAVPSLPPPPLQPPNVPMSLGPVPPDPYTHYAPVAPWPCYPPVSPSGYPCLPPPPTVPLVSGTPGAYAVPPTCNVPWVPPPAPVPPYNSNCTYGPLGWGPGLQHPPFWPAVPPPPLPLTSVGRVVPPPKVEPGGIPAGSPESVPAVPMAPPLSLGAAGQGAPQTEPIQVEVKLVPASPHLKHKASSPVHSPRIKAPPCVSAENVAIEEPASERLKPEPQETRPKEKPPSPVAKAVPTPAPRQGATTKLPAVHPARLRKLSFLPTPRTQGPEAVVQAFISEIGIEASDLSSLLEQFEKSEAKKECPPPAPADSLAVGNSGSSCSSSGRSRRCSSSSSSSSSSSSSSSSSSSSRSRSRSPSPRRRSDRRRRYSSYRSHDHYQRQRVLQKERAIEERRVVFIGKIPGRMTRSELKQRFSVFGEIEECTIHFRVQGDNYGFVTYRYAEEAFAAIESGHKLRQADEQPFDLCFGGRRQFCKRSYSDLDSNREDFDPAPVKSKFDSLDFDTLLKQAQKNLRR; encoded by the exons ATGCCGGGTGGCTGCGCGAGACAG GCGCTGCTGCACGAGGAGGGCGATGATTCTGGCTTTGTCAGTCTGTCTCGGCTGGGCCCCTGTTTGAGGGACAAGGACCTGGAGATGGAGGAGTTGATATTGCAGGATGGGGCGCTGCTGGGGACCATGCACAGCTATATGGATGCCTCCCTCATCTCCCTCATTGAAGATTTTGGTAGCCTTGGAGAG AGCAGATTATCTCTGGAGGACCAGAATGAAGTGTCACTGCTCACAGCTCTGACGGAGATCTTGGACAATGCAGATTCTGAGAACCTATCTCCATTTGACAGCATTCCTGACTCGGAGCTGCTCGTGTCACCTCGGGAGGGCTCCTCT CTGCACAGGTTGCTCAGCCTCTCTCGGACACCCCCAGAACGTGACCTCATCACTGCAACTGACCCACTGGGGCCCAGCACAGGCAGTAGTAGA GTTGAGATGGCGCTCGCAGATCCCCCTTGGGACTTCTCTCCACCTTCCTTCTTGGAGACCTCCTCCCCTAAGCTTCCTAGTTGGAGACCCCCAAGGTCAAGAACCCGCTGGGGCCagtcccctcctccccagcagcGTAGtgatggggaggaagaggaggagctggCTGGCTTCAGCAGTGAGATGCTTGCTGGGGAGCTTAACAACTCTGTGAGCAGCATCCCAGACTTCCCCATGCACCTAGCCTGtcctgaggaggaagagaaaacagcagcagcagcagcagcagagatggcaGTACAGGCAGCTGGAGACGAGAGCATCTCCTCCTTAAGTGAGCTGGTGCGGGCCATGCACCCGTACTGCCTGCCCAACCTCACCCACCTGACAGCGCTCGAGGATGAGCTTCAGGAGCAGCCAGATGACTTGACACTGCCTGAGGattgtgtggtgctggagattgTGGGTCAGGCGGCCACAGCTGGCAATGACCTGGAGATCCCAGTTGTGGTGCGACAGATCCCTGCTGGCCCCCAGCCTGTGCTCCTGGATGACACACTAGAGGTCAGTCCGGCCTTGCAGCTGCTCATGCCACCACTAGAGGTGGAGACAGAGGTTGCTGTTCCCAAGGAAACCCTCTGCCCTAAGGATGAGGGCTTGTCACTGGACTCAAAGGAAAAGTTGGAGTCAGCCTCCATGTTGGAGCCCAGGGAGGTCATGGAGCAGGTGGCGCCCAAGGGGCCTCAGAACCCACCAGCCAACACAATGCTAAGTTCCCAGAGGGCTCgaaagggcaggaggaagaagagcaAGGAGCAGCCAGCTGCCTGTGCAGAGGGCTACACCAGGAGGCTGAGGTCGGCCTCTCGTGGGCAGTCTACAGCTGTTCCAGAGGTGACCTCTCAAGGAGGCAGCCTGCCTCAGGAGGACCTTCAAAGAGAGATTGGGCCTCCCCATGGTAGAGGGAAGCCCCGAGCTTGGGCTCGGGCCTGGGCAGCTGCCTTGGAGAAGCCCAGCTCTGTGAACTTGGAGAGCAGTACTGAGCAAGCTAGTCCTGCTAAAGAAGATCCTGTAGACCTCTGCCCCAGCCTGGTTGACCCTATCCAAGCCAACCCTGTTTCAACGCATCTCTCACTGGTCGACTCTGCTCAAGCTGACCCCATGCCACTTGACTCTGTTGAAGCTGATTCCACTGTAGTTGACCCTGGTCCCACTGCGACTGACACTGAACCTGTTGACCCTGTGCTAACTAACCTTGCTTCAGCGAACTCAGAGCTGGTTGACCCTCTCTCAGCTGATGCAGTCCTGGCTGACTCAGCAGCAGCTGACCCTGCAGTGGTTGTTCCCATCTCAGACGACTTGTCTCCAGTTGACCCTGTCCTGGTCAAGTCAGTACAGGTTGACTCTGTTCCCAATGACCTGTCTCCAGTTGACCCTGTACTGGTTAAGTCTAGGCCAACTGATCCCAGACGTGGTGCAGTATCATCAGCCCAGAGGAATCCAGGTGGCCAGCTCCTCCTGGAATCAGAGTCCTCAGAACCCCCAAAGGACAACAGTCTTGAAGTCAGGGAGGTTGTAGGTCCTCTGAAGGGAGAAACTGGTACCAGTGCCACAACCCAGGAAGTCAGGCCTCGGCCTCTTAGCCTATCTGAGTACCGGCGACGAAGGCAGCAGCGCCAGCCAGGGGCCGAAGAGAGGACCCTTCAGCCTCCTGCTGGGAAGTGGCCCAGCCTCCCAGAAACTCCCACAGGGCTGGCAGACATCCCTTGTCTTGTCATCCCTCCAGCCCCAGCCAAGAAGACAGCTCCGCAGAGAAGTCCTGAGGCTCCTCCTGAGGCTGGCTTTGGGTCTGtgggccccagccctgcctctcctAGTCCTGAGCCACCTGTGAGCAAACCTATGGCCTCAGCTCCTACTGAGCAGATGCCATCCCAAGAGAAACTGCTGCCAGTAAGACTgccacctcctgctgtgcagcccatGCCCCCCACAATGCCCACTGCTCTGCCTTTTCCAACTGGTGGGCTTGGCATGACTCCTGTGCTGCCCCTTCCCACAAATGGGCAAGCTGTGCCCAGTCTGCCTCCACCACCCTTGCAGCCTCCTAATGTTCCGATGTCTCTGGGGCCAGTGCCACCTGATCCCTATACTCACTATGCCCCTGTGGCACCCTGGCCTTGTTatcctcctgtgtctccttctggCTATCCTTGCCTGCCCCCCCCTCCAACGGTGCCCCTAGTGTCTGGTACTCCAGGTGCCTATGCTGTGCCCCCCACTTGCAATGTGCCTTGGGtacctcctcctgccccagtcccACCGTATAATTCCAACTGTACCTACGGGCCCTTGGGATGGGGCCCAGGGCTGCAACACCCTCCGTTCTGGCCTGCTGTCCCCCCACCTCCTTTGCCACTAACCTCAGTTGGAAGAGTTGTCCCCCCACCCAAGGTGGAGCCTGGTGGCATCCCAGCTGGCTCTCCTGAAAGTGTGCCAGCTGTGCCGATGGCTCCTCCCCTCAGTCTTGGGGCAGCTGGCCAGGGAGCTCCACAGACAGAGCCCATCCAGGTGGAGGTCAAGCTAGTGCCTGCATCTCCCCATCTGAAACACAAGGCGTCCTCCCCAGTGCACAGCCCTCGGATCAAGGCTCCACCGTGTGTGTCTGCTGAGAATGTGGCTATTGAGGAGCCTGCATCAGAGAGGCTAAAGCCTGAGCCACAGGAGACTAGGCCCAAGGAGAAACCACCCTCTCCTGTTGCCAAGGCTGTTCCCACACCGGCACCAAGGCAGGGTGCTACCACCAAACTGCCTGCTGTCCACCCAGCCCGTCTAAGGAAACTGTCCTTTCTACCTACCCCTCGTACCCAGGGTCCTGAGGCCGTGGTGCAGGCTTTCATCAGTGAGATTG GAATTGAGGCGTCGGACCTGTCCAGTCTGCTGGAGCAATTTGAGAAATCAGAAG ccaaaaaggAGTGCCCTCCCCCGGCTCCTGCTGACAGCCTGGCTGTAGGAAACTCAGG GTCCAGTTGCAGTTCTTCTGGACGTTCCCGAAGatgctcttcctcttcctcctcctcatcttcctcctcctcttcctcatcctcATCATCTAGTTCCCGAAGCCGATCCCGCTCTCCATCTCCTCGCCGGAGAAGTGACAGGAGGCGGCG GTACAGTTCTTATCGTTCACATGACCATTACCAAAGGCAGAGAGTACTGCAGAAGGAGCGTGCAATA GAAGAGAGAAGAGTGGTCTTCATTGGGAAGATACCTGGCCGCATGACTCGGTCAGAGCTGAAACAGAGGTTCTCTGTTTTTGGGGAGATTGAGGAGTGCACCATCCACTTCCGTGTCCAAGG tGACAACTATGGCTTCGTCACTTACCGGTATGCCGAGGAGGCATTTGCAGCCATTGAGAGTGGCCACAAGCTGAGGCAGGCGGATGAACAGCCCTTTGATCTCTGCTTTGGGGGCCGCAGGCAGTTCTGCAAGAGAAGCTATTCTGATCTTG ACTCCAACCGGGAAGACTTTGACCCTGCTCCTGTAAAGAGCAAATTTGATTCTCTTGACTTTGACACATTGTTGAAACAGGCCCAGAAGAACCTCAGGAGGTAA
- the PPRC1 gene encoding peroxisome proliferator-activated receptor gamma coactivator-related protein 1 isoform X13 — MPGGCARQALLHEEGDDSGFVSLSRLGPCLRDKDLEMEELILQDGALLGTMHSYMDASLISLIEDFGSLGESRLSLEDQNEVSLLTALTEILDNADSENLSPFDSIPDSELLVSPREGSSLHRLLSLSRTPPERDLITATDPLGPSTGSSRVEMALADPPWDFSPPSFLETSSPKLPSWRPPRSRTRWGQSPPPQQRSDGEEEEELAGFSSEMLAGELNNSVSSIPDFPMHLACPEEEEKTAAAAAAEMAVQAAGDESISSLSELVRAMHPYCLPNLTHLTALEDELQEQPDDLTLPEDCVVLEIVGQAATAGNDLEIPVVVRQIPAGPQPVLLDDTLEVSPALQLLMPPLEVETEVAVPKETLCPKDEGLSLDSKEKLESASMLEPREVMEQVAPKGPQNPPANTMLSSQRARKGRRKKSKEQPAACAEGYTRRLRSASRGQSTAVPEVTSQGGSLPQEDLQREIGPPHGRGKPRAWARAWAAALEKPSSVNLESSTEQASPAKEDPVDLCPSLVDPIQANPVSTHLSLVDSAQADPMPLDSVEADSTVVDPGPTATDTEPVDPVLTNLASANSELVDPLSADAVLADSAAADPAVVVPISDDLSPVDPVLVKSVQVDSVPNDLSPVDPVLVKSRPTDPRRGAVSSAQRNPGGQLLLESESSEPPKDNSLEVREVVGPLKGETGTSATTQEVRPRPLSLSEYRRRRQQRQPGAEERTLQPPAGKWPSLPETPTGLADIPCLVIPPAPAKKTAPQRSPEAPPEAGFGSVGPSPASPSPEPPVSKPMASAPTEQMPSQEKLLPVRLPPPAVQPMPPTMPTALPFPTGGLGMTPVLPLPTNGQAVPSLPPPPLQPPNVPMSLGPVPPDPYTHYAPVAPWPCYPPVSPSGYPCLPPPPTVPLVSGTPGAYAVPPTCNVPWVPPPAPVPPYNSNCTYGPLGWGPGLQHPPFWPAVPPPPLPLTSVGRVVPPPKVEPGGIPAGSPESVPAVPMAPPLSLGAAGQGAPQTEPIQVEVKLVPASPHLKHKASSPVHSPRIKAPPCVSAENVAIEEPASERLKPEPQETRPKEKPPSPVAKAVPTPAPRQGATTKLPAVHPARLRKLSFLPTPRTQGPEAVVQAFISEIGIEASDLSSLLEQFEKSEAKKECPPPAPADSLAVGNSGSVDTPQEKRPLDRLQAPELANVAGLTPPATPPHQLWKPLAAVSLLAKAKSPKSTAQERTLKPEGVTEAKHPAAARLHEGVRGPSPVHVGSGDHDYCVRSRTPPKKTPALVIPEVGSRWNVKRHQDITIKPVLSLGSVTSVPPGTAASQKPLDHRTSKEQADPQTPCIAPSALLSPEASPCRNDMNTRTLPDPSAKQQSVRCYRKACRSASPPSRGWQGRRGRSSRSVSSGSTRTSEASSSSSSSSSSSSRSRSRSLSPPHKRWRRSSCSSSGRSRRCSSSSSSSSSSSSSSSSSSSSRSRSRSPSPRRRSDRRRRYSSYRSHDHYQRQRVLQKERAIEERRVVFIGKIPGRMTRSELKQRFSVFGEIEECTIHFRVQGDNYGFVTYRYAEEAFAAIESGHKLRQADEQPFDLCFGGRRQFCKRSYSDLDSNREDFDPAPVKSKFDSLDFDTLLKQAQKNLRR; from the exons ATGCCGGGTGGCTGCGCGAGACAG GCGCTGCTGCACGAGGAGGGCGATGATTCTGGCTTTGTCAGTCTGTCTCGGCTGGGCCCCTGTTTGAGGGACAAGGACCTGGAGATGGAGGAGTTGATATTGCAGGATGGGGCGCTGCTGGGGACCATGCACAGCTATATGGATGCCTCCCTCATCTCCCTCATTGAAGATTTTGGTAGCCTTGGAGAG AGCAGATTATCTCTGGAGGACCAGAATGAAGTGTCACTGCTCACAGCTCTGACGGAGATCTTGGACAATGCAGATTCTGAGAACCTATCTCCATTTGACAGCATTCCTGACTCGGAGCTGCTCGTGTCACCTCGGGAGGGCTCCTCT CTGCACAGGTTGCTCAGCCTCTCTCGGACACCCCCAGAACGTGACCTCATCACTGCAACTGACCCACTGGGGCCCAGCACAGGCAGTAGTAGA GTTGAGATGGCGCTCGCAGATCCCCCTTGGGACTTCTCTCCACCTTCCTTCTTGGAGACCTCCTCCCCTAAGCTTCCTAGTTGGAGACCCCCAAGGTCAAGAACCCGCTGGGGCCagtcccctcctccccagcagcGTAGtgatggggaggaagaggaggagctggCTGGCTTCAGCAGTGAGATGCTTGCTGGGGAGCTTAACAACTCTGTGAGCAGCATCCCAGACTTCCCCATGCACCTAGCCTGtcctgaggaggaagagaaaacagcagcagcagcagcagcagagatggcaGTACAGGCAGCTGGAGACGAGAGCATCTCCTCCTTAAGTGAGCTGGTGCGGGCCATGCACCCGTACTGCCTGCCCAACCTCACCCACCTGACAGCGCTCGAGGATGAGCTTCAGGAGCAGCCAGATGACTTGACACTGCCTGAGGattgtgtggtgctggagattgTGGGTCAGGCGGCCACAGCTGGCAATGACCTGGAGATCCCAGTTGTGGTGCGACAGATCCCTGCTGGCCCCCAGCCTGTGCTCCTGGATGACACACTAGAGGTCAGTCCGGCCTTGCAGCTGCTCATGCCACCACTAGAGGTGGAGACAGAGGTTGCTGTTCCCAAGGAAACCCTCTGCCCTAAGGATGAGGGCTTGTCACTGGACTCAAAGGAAAAGTTGGAGTCAGCCTCCATGTTGGAGCCCAGGGAGGTCATGGAGCAGGTGGCGCCCAAGGGGCCTCAGAACCCACCAGCCAACACAATGCTAAGTTCCCAGAGGGCTCgaaagggcaggaggaagaagagcaAGGAGCAGCCAGCTGCCTGTGCAGAGGGCTACACCAGGAGGCTGAGGTCGGCCTCTCGTGGGCAGTCTACAGCTGTTCCAGAGGTGACCTCTCAAGGAGGCAGCCTGCCTCAGGAGGACCTTCAAAGAGAGATTGGGCCTCCCCATGGTAGAGGGAAGCCCCGAGCTTGGGCTCGGGCCTGGGCAGCTGCCTTGGAGAAGCCCAGCTCTGTGAACTTGGAGAGCAGTACTGAGCAAGCTAGTCCTGCTAAAGAAGATCCTGTAGACCTCTGCCCCAGCCTGGTTGACCCTATCCAAGCCAACCCTGTTTCAACGCATCTCTCACTGGTCGACTCTGCTCAAGCTGACCCCATGCCACTTGACTCTGTTGAAGCTGATTCCACTGTAGTTGACCCTGGTCCCACTGCGACTGACACTGAACCTGTTGACCCTGTGCTAACTAACCTTGCTTCAGCGAACTCAGAGCTGGTTGACCCTCTCTCAGCTGATGCAGTCCTGGCTGACTCAGCAGCAGCTGACCCTGCAGTGGTTGTTCCCATCTCAGACGACTTGTCTCCAGTTGACCCTGTCCTGGTCAAGTCAGTACAGGTTGACTCTGTTCCCAATGACCTGTCTCCAGTTGACCCTGTACTGGTTAAGTCTAGGCCAACTGATCCCAGACGTGGTGCAGTATCATCAGCCCAGAGGAATCCAGGTGGCCAGCTCCTCCTGGAATCAGAGTCCTCAGAACCCCCAAAGGACAACAGTCTTGAAGTCAGGGAGGTTGTAGGTCCTCTGAAGGGAGAAACTGGTACCAGTGCCACAACCCAGGAAGTCAGGCCTCGGCCTCTTAGCCTATCTGAGTACCGGCGACGAAGGCAGCAGCGCCAGCCAGGGGCCGAAGAGAGGACCCTTCAGCCTCCTGCTGGGAAGTGGCCCAGCCTCCCAGAAACTCCCACAGGGCTGGCAGACATCCCTTGTCTTGTCATCCCTCCAGCCCCAGCCAAGAAGACAGCTCCGCAGAGAAGTCCTGAGGCTCCTCCTGAGGCTGGCTTTGGGTCTGtgggccccagccctgcctctcctAGTCCTGAGCCACCTGTGAGCAAACCTATGGCCTCAGCTCCTACTGAGCAGATGCCATCCCAAGAGAAACTGCTGCCAGTAAGACTgccacctcctgctgtgcagcccatGCCCCCCACAATGCCCACTGCTCTGCCTTTTCCAACTGGTGGGCTTGGCATGACTCCTGTGCTGCCCCTTCCCACAAATGGGCAAGCTGTGCCCAGTCTGCCTCCACCACCCTTGCAGCCTCCTAATGTTCCGATGTCTCTGGGGCCAGTGCCACCTGATCCCTATACTCACTATGCCCCTGTGGCACCCTGGCCTTGTTatcctcctgtgtctccttctggCTATCCTTGCCTGCCCCCCCCTCCAACGGTGCCCCTAGTGTCTGGTACTCCAGGTGCCTATGCTGTGCCCCCCACTTGCAATGTGCCTTGGGtacctcctcctgccccagtcccACCGTATAATTCCAACTGTACCTACGGGCCCTTGGGATGGGGCCCAGGGCTGCAACACCCTCCGTTCTGGCCTGCTGTCCCCCCACCTCCTTTGCCACTAACCTCAGTTGGAAGAGTTGTCCCCCCACCCAAGGTGGAGCCTGGTGGCATCCCAGCTGGCTCTCCTGAAAGTGTGCCAGCTGTGCCGATGGCTCCTCCCCTCAGTCTTGGGGCAGCTGGCCAGGGAGCTCCACAGACAGAGCCCATCCAGGTGGAGGTCAAGCTAGTGCCTGCATCTCCCCATCTGAAACACAAGGCGTCCTCCCCAGTGCACAGCCCTCGGATCAAGGCTCCACCGTGTGTGTCTGCTGAGAATGTGGCTATTGAGGAGCCTGCATCAGAGAGGCTAAAGCCTGAGCCACAGGAGACTAGGCCCAAGGAGAAACCACCCTCTCCTGTTGCCAAGGCTGTTCCCACACCGGCACCAAGGCAGGGTGCTACCACCAAACTGCCTGCTGTCCACCCAGCCCGTCTAAGGAAACTGTCCTTTCTACCTACCCCTCGTACCCAGGGTCCTGAGGCCGTGGTGCAGGCTTTCATCAGTGAGATTG GAATTGAGGCGTCGGACCTGTCCAGTCTGCTGGAGCAATTTGAGAAATCAGAAG ccaaaaaggAGTGCCCTCCCCCGGCTCCTGCTGACAGCCTGGCTGTAGGAAACTCAGG CAGCGTTGACACTCCCCAGGAGAAGAGGCCCCTAGACCGGTTACAAGCCCCAGAACTGGCCAACGTGGCAG GGCTCACCCCTCCAGCTACCCCTCCCCATCAGTTATGGAAGCCCCTGGCTGCTGTCTCTCTGCTGGCCAAAGCCAAATCTCCTAAGTCCACCGCCCAGGAGCGAACCCTGAAGCCTGAAGGAGTTACAGAGGCCAAACATCCAGCTGCAGCCCGCCTCCACGAAGGGGTCCGTGGCCCTAGTCCAGTCCATGTGGGCTCTGGGGACCATGACTATTGTGTTCGGAGCaggacccccccaaaaaagacgCCTGCCCTAGTCATTCCAGAGGTGGGCTCCCGATGGAACGTCAAACGCCATCAGGATATCACCATCAAGCCTGTCTTGTCCCTGGGCTCAGTCACCTCTGTGCCTCCAGGCACAGCTGCCTCCCAGAAGCCACTTGATCACAGGACTAGCAAAGAGCAGGCAGATCCCCAAACTCCTTGCATTGCCCCATCTGCCTTGCTGTCCCCTGAGGCCTCACCCTGCCGGAATGACATGAACACTAGGACTCTCCCTGATCCCTCAGCCAAGCAGCAGTCAGTGCGCTGTTATCGAAAAGCCTGCAGGTCAGCCAGCCCCCCAAGCCGGGGCTGGCAAGGCCGCCGTGGCCGCAGCAGCCGTTCTGTCAGCTCTGGGTCCACCCGGACCAGCGAAGcatcttcctcctcatcctcatCGTCGTCTTCCTCATCCCGATCCCGGTCCCGGTCCCTCTCCCCCCCACACAAGAGGTGGCGAAG GTCCAGTTGCAGTTCTTCTGGACGTTCCCGAAGatgctcttcctcttcctcctcctcatcttcctcctcctcttcctcatcctcATCATCTAGTTCCCGAAGCCGATCCCGCTCTCCATCTCCTCGCCGGAGAAGTGACAGGAGGCGGCG GTACAGTTCTTATCGTTCACATGACCATTACCAAAGGCAGAGAGTACTGCAGAAGGAGCGTGCAATA GAAGAGAGAAGAGTGGTCTTCATTGGGAAGATACCTGGCCGCATGACTCGGTCAGAGCTGAAACAGAGGTTCTCTGTTTTTGGGGAGATTGAGGAGTGCACCATCCACTTCCGTGTCCAAGG tGACAACTATGGCTTCGTCACTTACCGGTATGCCGAGGAGGCATTTGCAGCCATTGAGAGTGGCCACAAGCTGAGGCAGGCGGATGAACAGCCCTTTGATCTCTGCTTTGGGGGCCGCAGGCAGTTCTGCAAGAGAAGCTATTCTGATCTTG ACTCCAACCGGGAAGACTTTGACCCTGCTCCTGTAAAGAGCAAATTTGATTCTCTTGACTTTGACACATTGTTGAAACAGGCCCAGAAGAACCTCAGGAGGTAA